AGATGTCGAGGAGAGTGAGACCGTACTTCACAAACGGACCCCACTCTCCCAGGGTATGCCCCTGTTGCCCATGGGTAGTGCGTGGTGGCACGTGTGGCTACCATGCCTACGCGTGTAAAGGCTGAAGTGCCAGCACATGGCGTCCACGTGAAGAACCATGTTTGGTAACCGTAGGTGGAAGGGCGCCTCGAAAAGTCAAGAATGTACGTGTGTCCCCTTCCCATTGTGCTCGCAGCTGACGCAGAAACACGGAGTAATACCCGCCGAACCGTCACTCCGTCGAGAATAAACCCTTGAAGCTTGGCGCGTTCGCGGCCTACACGTGGGCGGAAATAGCGACCATTTTTGAGCAAATTTCATCTCGAAATTGCGCGAGAAAGCGACCAAATCGCGAGTCAAATCTCGGGCCACCCACGAAATAGCGCCCTACAAAACGACACGCAAACCTAGGAGGATGAGGAGTCCGCCGCATCTGCAACCGCATCGCTGCTGTCGTCACATGCGGCAGCGGCGGCGGCGCCGCCGCCGTCTTCAACGTCCATGTCGTCGACGTCGGCGCGCGATCCGTCGCTCGCTTCATGCGCGCTGCCAGTGTCGCTGACGACGACGCTCAGACCCGCCGCTGCCGATCCCGCAGGACCAGCGCCGTCGCTTGACTCCTCGTGGCTGACGGGCGACGCATCGCTCTCCTCGCTGTCGTCGCTGACACGCCCCCGCCACATGTCGTTGTAGCGCGTCGTCAAGCTCGCCGTCATGCTGTCGGCGAGCAGGCGCCCCTGGCGCGCAGCCAGCATCGCCCCCAGCATGCTGAAGACGCGCTCGGCAGCAGCCGAAGAGGGCTGCAGGAGGGCAATGCGCACGAACGCTTCACACCAGGTAGGTAGGTCCTCCCGGTGGCGCCGCCAGAAGATGAGCAGGTCGGCCGCCTTGTCCGTCGTGACGGCGTCGCAAGCGGCGAGATAACCAGGGAGCTCGGTCTTGAGGCGGACGACGAAGGCGTCGTCTGCACCGGGGACGGCGGTGCGGAGAGCGGCGACGTCGTCGGCGGCGTCGCCGCCCCTCTCCGCCGCGTACACGGGGCGGAAGATGCGCAGCTTCTTGAACAGCAGCACCGTGGCGGCGTAGCGCTTGCTGTTGACGTTGAAGATCACCGTGTTGAAGTAGTCCAGCGCTGGCAGCACGCACTTCTTGCCGTGCGCAATGAGACCGCTCGCCATCGCTGCATTACCCTAGGGAAAACGGTCATCCGTATGGTAGCGGCAGACAAACCTGCGCCAGAAGGTTCGCGGCCGCCGTCAGCAGAGGATGCATCTTGTGCTCCAGCAGCAGCTTCGAATGCTCGTGCAGCCGCAGCAGGCGGTCGTAGGCGAACGGCCCGACGCACGTGTCCGCCTCAAGGTAGTACGTAACAGCCTTGAACTGGACGAAGGCGTCCAGCGCGACGGCGAGCTCGACACGGAGGTAGGCGCGCCGCGTGCTGTCGGTCATGAAGGCGCGAAGGCGCGGCACCGTGCGCTCGCACACGTTCTGCACGTGCACCGACGCTGGCTAGCAACGCTACGTAACACGCACCGCCATGCGCGCGTCGGCGAGCAGCGTGTCGATCTTGTCAAAGTTTTCGTGCAACTGGCTCATGCAGTCCAGCTTGCTCCACCAACGCGTCTTGCTCTGCACGGCGGCACGTTGGAGTGAATGCCCACGTGTGTCACGCATTTGCGCACACCTGACGCTTGACGAAGACGCCGATGAGGTCGCGCCAAAGCATGCGCGCCTTCGGCGACGTCACCATAACGTGATTGAAGTCGGAGAAGAAGTCGTCAAGAACGCCGTAGACGGCCTTCTTGCCGACGTTATCGCACGCGTGAGACAAGCAGTCGATGCTCGCGGAGGCGGTGTACAGCGGTTTCAAGACGTTGTAGGCGGCGCCGTTGACGTTCGCGGCGTCGTGGATGAAGGCGGCCACGCGTCCAGGCTCGAGACGCAGGACGAGGGAGAGCGTCTCCGACAGCACGCGCGCCAGGTCGTCCTGATCGACTGACTTTGCCAGCAGCCGAAGGTTGACGATGCGCTGCTGTACCCGAAGTGACAGCGCGTCGATGAAGCGGAGGATGATGACGTAGGCCTCCGCGGAGACGCAGGACCCGTCGAAGATGATGGACACGAAGCCGCCGGACACATCCGCCGTCACTTTGCGCCACTCGTTCTGAAGGATGTCGGGGATCAGAGCAGCAAGATGGGAACGGTCCGTCAGACGCTCACCGCCCTCCTCCAGCAGCTCCCGCACGGCGCCGCGCACTTTGTTCAGCGCAATGCCCGCGGAGATGAATGTCTTGACGACACGGAAACGGAAGATGGTGCGGCGACGCTTGCGCTCCGTCATGGCCTTGTGGTGCGAAAGCGCGTCGGCGATCTCAGCCTCGCGCGGCGCCTTTGCCGCCAATTTCTC
The DNA window shown above is from Candidatus Limnocylindrales bacterium and carries:
- a CDS encoding hAT transposon family protein, which gives rise to MASGLIAHGKKCVLPALDYFNTVIFNVNSKRYAATVLLFKKLRIFRPVYAAERGGDAADDVAALRTAVPGADDAFVVRLKTELPGYLAACDAVTTDKAADLLIFWRRHREDLPTWCEAFVRIALLQPSSAAAERVFSMLGAMLAARQGRLLADSMTASLTTRYNDMWRGRVSDDSEESDASPVSHEESSDGAGPAGSAAAGLSVVVSDTGSAHEASDGSRADVDDMDVEDGGGAAAAAACDDSSDAVADAADSSSS